From the genome of Moritella sp. F3, one region includes:
- a CDS encoding TAXI family TRAP transporter solute-binding subunit yields MFKGMLKKSLLVSSVILGLATTSAVAEEKRSYILATASTGGTYYPVGVALATLSKIKLEPKYKFSLAAISSAGSGENIKLLSDNEAQFAILQGLYGAWAWQGEGQFKQSGPQKDLRSVSMLWQNVEHFVVRSSLVETGTMSDLSNLKGKKFSIGKKNSGTEHSGRQIMSGVNVDPNSFNLAYLGYSSSTDAMQNGAIDGMNIPAGMPVGAITRAFAAMGDDISLLQFTDEQIKQANSEYPLWTKFTIPANTYPSQSKAVTTIAQPNFLAVRDDVSEEDVYLLTKNIYENLPFLNSIHKATKAMAVEKSIKGLPVPLHPGAVRYYQEIGLTIPAELLPTAL; encoded by the coding sequence ATGTTTAAAGGAATGTTAAAAAAATCATTATTAGTATCAAGCGTCATACTTGGTTTAGCTACGACATCTGCAGTTGCTGAAGAGAAACGCAGTTATATTCTTGCAACAGCATCGACGGGTGGTACTTATTACCCTGTGGGTGTTGCACTGGCGACATTAAGTAAAATTAAACTGGAGCCAAAATATAAATTTTCATTAGCGGCGATTAGCTCTGCTGGCTCGGGTGAAAATATTAAATTACTGAGTGACAATGAAGCGCAATTTGCCATTTTGCAAGGTTTGTATGGGGCATGGGCTTGGCAAGGTGAAGGACAGTTTAAGCAAAGTGGTCCACAGAAAGACTTACGTTCGGTGAGCATGCTGTGGCAAAACGTAGAGCATTTTGTTGTGCGTAGCTCGTTAGTTGAAACGGGCACTATGAGTGATTTAAGTAATTTAAAAGGTAAGAAGTTTTCTATTGGTAAGAAGAATTCGGGTACTGAACATTCAGGTCGCCAGATCATGAGCGGAGTGAATGTTGATCCGAATAGTTTTAACTTGGCTTATTTAGGTTACAGCTCAAGTACTGACGCGATGCAAAATGGCGCGATTGATGGGATGAATATTCCAGCTGGTATGCCAGTTGGTGCGATCACGCGGGCTTTTGCTGCGATGGGTGATGACATCTCTTTATTACAATTTACAGATGAGCAAATCAAACAAGCAAACAGCGAATATCCACTATGGACTAAATTCACTATTCCAGCAAATACGTATCCAAGTCAGAGCAAAGCAGTAACGACGATTGCGCAGCCTAATTTTTTAGCGGTACGTGATGATGTGTCTGAAGAAGATGTTTACCTATTAACGAAAAATATATATGAAAACCTACCGTTCTTAAACAGCATCCATAAAGCCACGAAAGCAATGGCGGTAGAAAAATCAATTAAAGGTCTACCAGTACCATTACACCCAGGTGCTGTACGTTATTACCAAGAAATTGGTTTAACAATCCCTGCTGAGTTATTACCAACCGCACTGTAA
- the lhgO gene encoding L-2-hydroxyglutarate oxidase codes for MTLTTSNVATGTDNNCTDSNTTVKNGTDNNNYDYIIIGGGIVGVSTAWQLQQREPEKRILLIEKESKLSQHQTGHNSGVIHAGVYYEPGSMKANFCKAGVAATKAFCAKHDIPVENCGKLLVATNVLELQRMEALYKRCRDNGIDVELLDAAGLAGKEPNITGLGAILVPSTSIVNYSLVTEKMAEAFCALGGDIALETEVTHLIESSEQIDVQCQQKAPLGHSFKGLSYVAKFLITCSGLMADRVTKMLNIDTEFQIIPYRGEYYRLQSQHNNIVNHLIYPIPDPELPFLGVHLTRMIDGSVTVGPNAVQGWKREGYGKVNIDLRDIGDMLKFAGFWRVSAKNLKTGLIETKNSWWKPGYLKLVNKYCPALKVSDLEDYPAGIRAQAVLRDGSLVHDFLFAESPRSLHVCNAPSPAATSAIPIGDYICNKVHDKHLTPAL; via the coding sequence ATGACATTAACGACATCAAATGTGGCAACAGGTACTGATAACAATTGCACTGATAGCAATACTACAGTTAAGAATGGCACCGATAATAATAACTATGATTACATCATTATCGGTGGTGGGATTGTTGGTGTTTCAACGGCTTGGCAGCTGCAACAGCGTGAGCCGGAAAAGCGTATATTATTAATCGAAAAAGAAAGTAAGTTATCACAGCATCAAACTGGCCATAACAGTGGGGTGATCCATGCTGGGGTTTATTATGAACCCGGCAGTATGAAAGCTAACTTCTGTAAAGCTGGTGTGGCGGCGACGAAAGCGTTTTGCGCTAAGCATGATATTCCCGTTGAAAACTGCGGCAAACTGCTGGTGGCAACGAATGTACTCGAGTTACAACGTATGGAAGCACTGTATAAACGTTGTCGCGACAATGGCATCGACGTTGAATTATTAGATGCTGCAGGTCTTGCTGGAAAAGAGCCGAACATTACTGGATTAGGCGCAATCCTGGTGCCTTCTACCAGTATCGTTAATTACAGTTTAGTCACCGAAAAAATGGCGGAAGCATTTTGTGCGCTCGGTGGCGACATAGCCTTAGAAACAGAAGTGACGCATTTAATTGAAAGCAGTGAACAGATTGATGTGCAATGCCAGCAAAAGGCACCGTTAGGTCATTCGTTCAAAGGCCTCAGTTATGTCGCTAAATTCTTAATTACGTGTTCTGGCTTAATGGCCGATCGCGTGACTAAGATGCTTAACATTGACACTGAATTTCAAATCATTCCTTATCGCGGCGAATATTACCGTTTGCAGTCTCAGCATAACAATATTGTTAATCACCTTATTTATCCTATCCCCGATCCTGAGTTGCCATTTTTGGGCGTACATTTAACGCGTATGATCGACGGCTCGGTGACGGTTGGTCCTAATGCTGTACAAGGGTGGAAACGAGAAGGGTATGGCAAAGTAAACATTGATTTACGCGATATTGGCGACATGCTTAAGTTTGCTGGTTTTTGGCGAGTGAGTGCTAAGAATTTAAAAACGGGCTTAATTGAAACCAAGAATTCGTGGTGGAAGCCGGGTTATTTGAAGCTGGTTAATAAATATTGTCCTGCATTGAAAGTATCTGATTTAGAGGATTATCCAGCGGGTATTCGCGCGCAAGCGGTATTGAGAGATGGCAGCTTAGTGCACGATTTCTTATTTGCCGAGAGCCCACGTAGTTTACACGTTTGTAATGCGCCATCACCTGCCGCGACATCTGCTATCCCAATTGGTGATTACATTTGTAATAAAGTGCATGATAAGCATCTAACACCAGCACTATAG
- a CDS encoding TRAP transporter permease, which translates to MDKQVEEKLEQFESATRTDFPWVTAFISACGVVLSLLHIWFNTFATIPELWASATHFAGFSVICALWYPAHRSLKSSKLALGVDIVIAFAALACLAYIPFAEDALYERGVRFITSDWVFSIMAIIIVLELIRRTIGWFIPVLIVISLTYVVWWGQLVPGMFHFPGLSLETLLYRSFYSSEGMFGAISRISWSFVFMFILFGAFLVRSGVGDYIINLSRAAANKVIGGPGFIAVLASGLMGSVSGSSVANTVSTGVITIPLMRKAGFPARFAAGVEAAASTGGQIMPPVMGAGAFIMASYTQVPYVSIIAVSVVPALIYFLSVAFFVRIEAKRSNIQQVNASDDSFSSVLLAGWYNLIPLGVLVFLLVSGFTPTYSAGLSIISVVVASWLSPNKMGIRAVFEALEQGAKNMATTAVLLVGIGLVVNVISTTGVGNTFSLMINEWADGSLMLMLALIALASLILGMGLPVTAAYIVLGTLSAPALYTLLAEAQLVQMLMDGLLPAQAHGIFMLAAPEQMSALAQPMTQMQAESLLSLVPSDFMGTLLEQGLGADKVMLALLSAHLIIFWLSQDSNVTPPVCLTAFAAATIAGTPPMRTGLTAWKIAKGLYLVPILMAYTSLVSWDMMTVVTVGFFAIIGTYAFIAGIEGYLESELNIFLRGFSLLLGLAMTWPDLPLVVRVVALVSFVGLFVYTNRRYKSVVTAPAAAV; encoded by the coding sequence ATGGACAAGCAAGTCGAAGAAAAGTTAGAGCAATTTGAATCCGCCACCCGCACTGATTTTCCCTGGGTAACCGCGTTTATTTCTGCCTGTGGTGTGGTGCTGTCGTTATTGCATATTTGGTTTAATACCTTTGCTACCATCCCTGAATTATGGGCTTCTGCTACTCACTTTGCTGGGTTTTCTGTTATTTGTGCGCTTTGGTATCCGGCGCATAGAAGTCTAAAAAGCAGTAAGTTAGCACTCGGTGTTGATATTGTAATCGCCTTCGCGGCACTTGCTTGTTTAGCGTATATCCCTTTTGCTGAAGATGCCTTGTATGAACGTGGTGTACGTTTTATTACCAGTGATTGGGTGTTTTCAATTATGGCGATCATCATTGTATTGGAATTGATCCGCCGTACGATTGGCTGGTTTATTCCGGTGTTAATTGTTATCTCATTAACGTATGTGGTGTGGTGGGGTCAGTTAGTACCCGGTATGTTCCATTTCCCTGGGTTAAGTTTAGAAACCTTGTTGTATCGCAGCTTTTATAGCTCAGAAGGTATGTTTGGCGCAATCTCACGTATCAGTTGGAGCTTTGTGTTCATGTTTATTCTGTTTGGTGCTTTTCTGGTGCGCTCTGGGGTTGGTGATTACATCATTAACCTATCGCGTGCGGCGGCAAATAAAGTCATTGGCGGTCCTGGTTTTATCGCGGTGTTAGCATCAGGTTTGATGGGATCTGTATCAGGTTCGAGTGTGGCTAATACTGTATCGACAGGCGTTATTACTATTCCTCTGATGCGTAAAGCGGGTTTCCCCGCACGTTTTGCAGCAGGTGTTGAAGCGGCTGCATCAACGGGGGGGCAAATAATGCCTCCGGTGATGGGTGCCGGCGCGTTCATTATGGCTTCTTATACACAGGTGCCTTATGTGAGTATTATCGCGGTATCAGTTGTACCTGCACTGATTTATTTTTTGTCGGTGGCATTTTTTGTACGTATCGAGGCCAAGCGCAGTAACATCCAACAAGTTAACGCGTCTGATGATTCATTCTCATCTGTACTTTTAGCTGGTTGGTATAATTTAATTCCACTCGGGGTATTAGTGTTCTTATTAGTATCTGGGTTCACGCCGACTTATTCAGCTGGTTTATCGATTATCTCTGTCGTTGTCGCATCTTGGTTATCACCCAACAAAATGGGCATAAGAGCGGTATTTGAAGCACTAGAGCAGGGCGCTAAAAACATGGCGACGACTGCGGTACTCTTAGTTGGTATTGGTCTGGTTGTTAATGTGATCAGTACGACTGGTGTGGGTAATACCTTTTCGTTAATGATCAATGAGTGGGCTGATGGTAGTTTGATGTTGATGTTAGCCTTGATCGCGCTGGCCTCATTAATCCTTGGCATGGGTTTACCGGTGACGGCGGCCTATATTGTCTTAGGCACCCTTTCTGCGCCGGCGTTATATACATTACTCGCCGAAGCCCAGTTGGTGCAAATGCTCATGGATGGTCTGTTACCAGCGCAAGCACACGGTATATTCATGTTAGCCGCTCCGGAGCAAATGAGCGCATTAGCTCAACCAATGACGCAAATGCAAGCTGAAAGTTTATTAAGCTTGGTACCGAGTGATTTCATGGGGACTTTGTTAGAGCAGGGGTTAGGTGCTGATAAGGTGATGCTCGCATTACTTTCTGCGCACTTAATTATTTTTTGGTTATCACAAGACAGTAATGTTACTCCGCCAGTTTGTTTAACAGCATTTGCTGCCGCCACTATCGCGGGTACACCACCAATGCGTACGGGGTTAACTGCATGGAAAATAGCGAAGGGCTTGTACCTAGTACCGATACTGATGGCTTATACCTCGCTGGTGAGTTGGGATATGATGACGGTGGTCACGGTGGGCTTTTTCGCTATCATAGGTACTTATGCATTTATTGCGGGTATTGAAGGCTACTTAGAAAGTGAATTGAATATTTTCCTACGTGGATTTTCGTTATTACTTGGTTTAGCAATGACGTGGCCCGATTTACCCTTAGTCGTCAGGGTTGTGGCGCTAGTTAGTTTTGTGGGCTTGTTTGTGTATACGAATCGCCGTTATAAATCTGTGGTAACGGCACCTGCTGCTGCCGTTTAG